The Saprospiraceae bacterium genome includes a window with the following:
- a CDS encoding sulfatase-like hydrolase/transferase, with translation MIIRNKFVKASLSIFSFLVKYLLFWLLFSWSARFIFLSFHYIQSKTLSPEELFSSFIYGSYLDLSLSAYISMVFLIIFIFSFFFPRNFKTIFLYFSACVTIFLTIIYTINVLLYAEWGFPLDNTIFRYLSTPAEAAEFISWKQYFLFTALISALLLIGLFLFKLFRMEPNFTMNIDFVPAWIFFAALLIIPVRGGVDLSPIRPGSAYFSNKMFANHSAVNPVWNLIYSTLQSGKLTNQYNFYLPDECDSLFAEHFSHPEVSDEIWIKSQQPNILFILLESFSAGMIHQSFKGKEITPQLNKWIKKSLYFPNTYASGDRTDKGLVSVFSGYPAQPQSSVMMEQKKSEKLPSLIPYFEDYTSVFYYGGDIKFAGMNSYLLSSGFQKIVDKSFFPSESFNAKWGVHDHLIFDKVLADLKVIKQPFVSGILTLSSHPPYDIPVESTWKGIDDESLFLSAAHYTDQSLGNFLDSLSATELWKNLLVVIVSDHGARIPGYHENQEAEKFRIPLLFSGGVILKDSIINKPISQTDIPVTILHQIGKKSERFIFSKDIFAKINDPYAFYVFNNGMGRVDECGVQIFSMDKSAMIFSTPGCPDKMDFIKIYLQKLMKDYESK, from the coding sequence ATGATTATCCGGAATAAATTTGTTAAAGCTTCCCTTTCTATTTTCAGCTTTCTGGTGAAGTATTTATTATTCTGGCTGCTATTCTCTTGGTCAGCAAGATTCATTTTTCTGAGCTTCCATTATATTCAAAGTAAAACTTTAAGTCCTGAAGAATTATTCAGTAGTTTCATCTACGGAAGTTATCTGGATTTATCTCTCTCCGCTTACATTTCAATGGTATTCCTTATCATATTTATTTTTTCATTTTTTTTCCCTCGCAATTTTAAGACCATTTTTCTCTATTTTAGTGCTTGTGTAACCATCTTTCTGACTATTATTTACACAATTAATGTACTTTTATATGCTGAATGGGGATTTCCTTTGGACAATACAATATTCAGGTACCTGAGTACTCCGGCTGAGGCAGCAGAATTTATCAGTTGGAAACAATATTTTCTTTTTACTGCTCTTATTTCAGCGCTGCTTCTGATCGGTTTATTTCTTTTTAAGTTATTCCGGATGGAACCCAATTTTACTATGAATATAGACTTTGTTCCGGCTTGGATCTTTTTTGCAGCCTTGTTAATTATTCCTGTCAGAGGGGGAGTGGATTTATCGCCGATCAGACCCGGTTCTGCCTATTTCAGCAATAAAATGTTTGCTAATCACAGCGCTGTCAATCCGGTTTGGAATCTTATCTATTCTACCTTACAATCCGGCAAACTGACTAATCAATACAATTTTTATTTACCTGATGAATGTGACAGTCTTTTTGCGGAACACTTTAGCCATCCTGAAGTGTCTGATGAAATATGGATCAAAAGTCAACAACCAAATATACTATTCATTCTTTTGGAAAGCTTTTCTGCGGGTATGATTCATCAATCCTTTAAAGGTAAAGAGATAACCCCGCAACTAAATAAATGGATCAAAAAATCTTTGTATTTCCCCAATACTTACGCTAGTGGTGACAGAACGGATAAAGGTCTGGTGAGCGTATTCAGCGGATATCCGGCACAGCCCCAAAGCTCTGTCATGATGGAGCAGAAGAAATCCGAAAAGTTACCTTCATTGATACCTTACTTTGAAGATTACACATCTGTCTTTTATTACGGTGGTGACATCAAATTTGCCGGTATGAATTCTTATTTACTATCATCCGGATTTCAAAAAATTGTGGATAAAAGTTTTTTCCCATCAGAATCATTCAACGCCAAATGGGGAGTACATGACCACCTCATCTTTGACAAAGTGTTGGCAGATCTGAAAGTAATCAAACAACCATTCGTCAGTGGTATTCTTACTTTGAGTAGTCATCCCCCATATGATATACCCGTTGAATCAACCTGGAAAGGAATCGATGATGAGTCTTTGTTTTTAAGTGCTGCTCACTACACAGACCAATCTTTAGGTAATTTTCTGGATAGTCTGAGCGCCACTGAATTATGGAAAAACTTATTGGTAGTGATTGTCTCAGACCATGGAGCCAGAATTCCGGGCTATCATGAAAATCAGGAAGCAGAAAAATTCAGAATACCTTTATTGTTTTCAGGGGGAGTCATTTTAAAAGACAGCATTATTAATAAGCCCATATCTCAAACAGATATCCCTGTTACAATCCTTCATCAAATCGGAAAAAAATCTGAAAGATTTATATTCAGTAAAGATATATTTGCAAAAATAAATGATCCGTATGCATTTTATGTTTTCAATAATGGAATGGGAAGAGTGGATGAATGCGGCGTTCAGATATTTTCAATGGATAAATCTGCAATGATATTTTCAACTCCCGGATGTCCTGACAAAATGGATTTTATAAAAATATATTTACAAAAGTTAATGAAGGATTATGAGAGTAAGTAA
- a CDS encoding DUF2853 family protein, protein MSKFDEKLDTYKAAVKELKLSVSDELLTKVAKGLGPSIYLGDASLVSSSDPDELNRIKTNFLIKKLGLTDGPALDAAIQEAVDAMGSSNRSKHRAVFYALLVKKFKKESVYA, encoded by the coding sequence ATGAGTAAATTTGATGAAAAACTAGACACTTACAAAGCTGCCGTTAAAGAGCTGAAATTGTCCGTAAGTGATGAACTATTAACAAAAGTTGCAAAAGGGTTAGGCCCATCTATCTATTTGGGCGATGCTTCACTGGTTTCCAGTTCTGATCCTGATGAATTGAACAGAATTAAAACTAATTTTCTTATCAAAAAACTCGGTTTGACTGACGGTCCTGCATTGGATGCTGCTATACAGGAAGCCGTAGATGCAATGGGAAGTTCTAACAGAAGTAAACACAGAGCAGTATTTTACGCACTTCTGGTTAAAAAATTCAAAAAAGAGTCTGTTTACGCCTGA